One stretch of Roseimicrobium sp. ORNL1 DNA includes these proteins:
- a CDS encoding potassium-transporting ATPase subunit C, with the protein MKPSSHSSSSASHIPLRLLGIYGGAFIALFLFFALAAQFLRMSNATEVPIPDEKAVAQELLEAKLSGPKYFQLGESSAELPSPYMTPAQARMQLGRVVNERHLDAVKRERLENLIKELTEPSPSRMVGTERLNALRLNLALDEMR; encoded by the coding sequence ATGAAACCCTCCAGCCATTCATCATCGTCAGCGTCGCATATCCCGTTGCGTCTCCTGGGCATCTATGGTGGTGCCTTCATCGCGTTGTTTCTCTTCTTTGCCCTCGCCGCGCAGTTTCTTCGTATGAGCAATGCCACCGAGGTGCCGATTCCAGACGAGAAAGCCGTCGCCCAAGAGTTGCTCGAAGCGAAGCTCAGCGGCCCGAAGTATTTCCAACTGGGGGAATCGTCAGCCGAACTGCCCAGCCCCTACATGACTCCTGCGCAAGCTCGCATGCAGCTCGGCCGAGTTGTTAACGAGCGCCATCTCGATGCAGTAAAGCGTGAACGGTTGGAAAACCTCATCAAGGAACTCACCGAGCCCAGCCCTTCCCGCATGGTGGGCACGGAGCGGCTGAACGCACTGAGGCTAAATTTGGCCCTCGATGAGATGAGATGA
- the kdpC gene encoding K(+)-transporting ATPase subunit C, whose protein sequence is MKTLFSELRGAFVSTAVLAVACCGVYPLVVTGVAQTVFADKANGSLIKDKDGAIRGSALLAQGFTGEQYFHPRPSAAGANGYDAASSSGSNLGPTSQKLHDAIKDRIAAYRVTNGLATDIPVPADAVTASGSGLDPHISTANAELQAPRVARARQIDEEAVRTLIRQHTTSPDLGILGEAGVNVLQLNLALDAVPPVSPPSP, encoded by the coding sequence ATGAAAACTCTGTTCTCTGAACTTCGTGGAGCATTCGTCTCCACAGCCGTGCTCGCTGTCGCCTGCTGCGGTGTCTATCCCCTCGTGGTCACCGGTGTGGCCCAGACTGTGTTTGCCGACAAGGCGAACGGCAGCCTCATCAAGGACAAGGACGGCGCCATCCGCGGGTCAGCTCTGCTAGCTCAGGGATTCACTGGCGAGCAGTACTTCCATCCGCGTCCCTCCGCCGCCGGTGCGAACGGCTACGATGCTGCGAGCTCCAGCGGTTCCAACCTGGGACCGACTTCGCAGAAGCTGCATGACGCGATCAAGGATCGCATCGCGGCCTATCGTGTGACCAATGGTCTCGCGACAGACATTCCAGTTCCTGCCGATGCTGTGACTGCGTCCGGCAGCGGACTGGATCCGCACATCAGCACGGCGAATGCCGAACTGCAGGCTCCGCGTGTGGCCCGCGCCCGGCAGATCGACGAGGAAGCCGTCCGCACACTCATCCGGCAACACACCACGTCACCCGATCTCGGCATCCTCGGCGAAGCGGGAGTGAATGTACTCCAGCTCAACCTGGCCCTGGATGCAGTTCCCCCAGTTTCACCTCCATCCCCTTAA
- the kdpB gene encoding potassium-transporting ATPase subunit KdpB codes for MSHKAPSLFDASILRPAIGESFKKLDPRLMIKNPVMFVTLVGAVLTTIAVFTSPTERSFILQLAVWLWFTVLFANFAEAMAEGRGKAQADSLRKARKDTIARRLRNGREEQVTAPSLEKGDIVVCETGDVIPADGEVVEGIASVDEAAITGESAPVIRESGGDRSAVTGGTRVISDRIVIRITSEKGNTFIDRMISMVEGAKRQKTPNEIALTILLSALTLVFLMVCVTLKPFGTYASTAFSIPVLIALLVCLIPTTIGGLLSAIGISGIDRLIRRNVMATSGRAVEAAGDIDVLLLDKTGTITIGNRMASDFRPAPGVTEQQLADAAQLASLADETPEGRSIVVLAKEKFNIRGRELQEPHATFIPFTAQTRMSGVDMDGRSIRKGAADSIKQYVLSKGGAYPVEIEKAVESASRAGRTPLVVADGSQVLGVVELKDVVKGGIKERFAQLRKMGIRTVMITGDNPMTAAAIAAEAGVDDFMAQATPEDKLKRIRSEQANGHLVAMTGDGTNDAPALAQADVGVAMNTGTQAAREAGNMVDLDSNPTKLIEIVEIGKQLLMTRGSLTTFSIANDVAKYFAIIPAMLMVTFPAISALNIMGLASPQSAILSAVIFNALIIVALIPLALRGVAYRPVGAVAVLRRNLLIYGVGGLVVPFIGIKAIDVLITTLQLA; via the coding sequence ATGTCCCACAAAGCTCCATCCCTGTTCGACGCCAGCATCCTGCGGCCCGCCATTGGCGAGTCGTTCAAGAAGCTCGACCCGCGTCTCATGATCAAAAACCCGGTGATGTTCGTGACCCTCGTCGGCGCGGTCCTCACCACCATCGCCGTCTTCACATCGCCCACCGAGCGCAGCTTCATCCTGCAACTCGCGGTTTGGCTGTGGTTCACCGTTCTCTTCGCAAACTTCGCCGAAGCCATGGCGGAAGGTCGTGGCAAGGCCCAGGCAGACAGCCTGCGCAAGGCGCGCAAGGACACGATCGCCCGCCGCCTGCGCAATGGCCGCGAAGAGCAGGTCACCGCTCCTTCCCTTGAAAAAGGAGACATCGTCGTGTGTGAAACGGGCGACGTGATTCCTGCCGATGGCGAAGTCGTCGAAGGCATCGCCAGCGTGGATGAAGCCGCCATCACGGGTGAGTCTGCTCCGGTGATTCGCGAGAGCGGCGGTGACCGCAGTGCCGTGACCGGGGGCACGCGCGTCATCAGTGACCGCATCGTAATTCGCATCACCTCGGAAAAAGGAAACACCTTCATCGACCGCATGATCTCCATGGTGGAGGGCGCGAAACGTCAAAAGACACCGAACGAGATCGCCCTCACCATCCTGCTCTCCGCGCTCACGCTGGTGTTCCTCATGGTGTGCGTCACGCTGAAGCCCTTCGGCACGTATGCCAGCACGGCATTCTCCATTCCGGTGCTCATCGCATTGCTGGTGTGCCTCATTCCCACCACCATCGGGGGACTGCTCAGCGCCATTGGCATCAGTGGCATCGATCGCCTAATCCGTCGCAATGTCATGGCCACCAGTGGCCGTGCCGTGGAAGCAGCGGGCGACATCGATGTGCTGCTGCTCGACAAGACCGGCACCATCACCATCGGCAACCGCATGGCCTCGGACTTCCGCCCCGCACCTGGCGTGACCGAGCAGCAACTCGCCGACGCCGCCCAGCTAGCCTCCCTGGCAGATGAAACGCCCGAAGGCCGCAGCATCGTGGTGCTCGCGAAAGAGAAGTTCAACATCCGCGGCCGCGAACTCCAGGAGCCGCATGCCACCTTCATTCCCTTCACCGCGCAGACACGCATGAGCGGTGTGGACATGGACGGACGCAGCATCCGCAAAGGCGCGGCAGATTCCATCAAGCAGTATGTGCTATCCAAAGGCGGCGCCTATCCTGTCGAAATCGAAAAGGCGGTGGAGTCCGCCTCCCGTGCTGGCCGCACCCCGCTGGTGGTGGCTGATGGCAGCCAGGTGCTGGGCGTCGTGGAACTCAAGGACGTCGTCAAAGGCGGCATCAAAGAACGCTTTGCCCAGCTTCGCAAGATGGGCATCCGCACCGTGATGATCACGGGGGACAATCCCATGACCGCCGCCGCCATTGCTGCCGAAGCCGGTGTGGATGACTTCATGGCCCAAGCCACGCCTGAGGACAAGCTCAAGCGCATCCGCAGCGAGCAGGCAAACGGCCACCTTGTCGCCATGACGGGTGACGGTACCAACGACGCGCCGGCTCTCGCCCAGGCGGACGTGGGTGTCGCCATGAATACCGGCACCCAGGCCGCGCGCGAAGCGGGCAACATGGTGGACCTGGACAGCAATCCCACCAAGCTCATCGAGATCGTGGAAATCGGGAAGCAACTCCTGATGACACGCGGCTCGCTCACCACCTTCAGCATTGCGAACGACGTGGCGAAGTACTTTGCGATCATCCCTGCGATGCTCATGGTCACCTTCCCCGCCATTTCGGCCCTGAATATCATGGGCCTTGCTTCACCGCAGAGCGCCATCCTCAGCGCGGTCATCTTCAATGCGCTCATCATCGTGGCCCTCATACCGCTGGCCCTGCGTGGCGTGGCCTATCGACCTGTGGGCGCCGTGGCGGTGTTGCGTCGCAACCTTCTCATCTACGGCGTTGGCGGTCTCGTGGTGCCTTTCATCGGTATCAAGGCCATCGACGTCCTCATCACCACCCTCCAGCTCGCCTGA